The following DNA comes from Deltaproteobacteria bacterium.
TCTCCAGGCCTCTGTTGAGACAGGCTCTTCGTGTACCCTAACCAACAGGGTCAGACAGATAATCGGAAGCTCGGGGGGAGACGGGGACGACCCTGACGACGACCCCAGACGCTCACGGAAAAGACCGCGCCGGGGGAGATAATCATATGCTTTCAAATTTTCATAATATCATTTAGAAAAGGGAGCTGTAATATTGCGAGGGTCTGAATTAAAGCCCGCCGGTATTACAAAGAAACCTACGACGAATAAAACAGAGTCCGGCAGATCTGTCCCGACTAATTATTCCAATATGCATTGAGGAAAATATATCTAAACCCGGAATCCGCTATTTGTCCAGAGAGACGTAAATCTTGCCTCCGGAGTCGCTGAACTCCTTTGACTTTTGCTCCATGCCCTTTTTTACGGCCTCGGTATCGGAAAGGCCGTGCTCCCGGGCGTAATCCCTTACTTCCTGAGTGATTTTCATAGAGCAGAACTTGGGGCCGCACATCGAGCAGAAATGGGCAACCTTAGCCCCTTCCGCGGGCAGAGTCTCATCGTGGAATTCCTTAGCCGTATCGGGGTCGAGCGAGAGGTTGAACTGGTCGTTCCACCTGAACTCGAACCTCGCCTTGCTAAGGGCGTTGTCCCTTATCTGAGCGGCAGGGTGTCCCTTGGCAAGATCCGCCGCGTGGGCCGCGATCTTATATGAGATAACACCCTCCTTGACGTCCGTTTTGTTGGGTAGCCCAAGATGCTCCTTGGGCGTCACGTAACAAAGCATGGCGGTGCCGTACCATCCGATCATCGCGGCTCCTATAGCGGAGGTTATATGGTCGTAGCCGGGAGCTATGTCGGTGGTGAGGGGTCCGAGGGTATAGAAGGGGGCCTCTCTGCAGTACTCGAGCTGCTTGTCCATGTTTTCCTTTATCATATGCATGGGCACGTGTCCCGGCCCTTCTATCATTACCTGTACGTCATGCTTCCACGCCACGTCCGTAAGCTCGCCTATAGTTTTTAACTCCGCGAACTGGGGCTCGTCATTGGCATCCGCAATCGATCCGGGCCTGAGACCGTCACCGAGAGAGAACGCGACGTCGTATGCCTTCATTATCTCGCAGATCTCTTCGAAATTCGTATATAGGAAGCTCTCCCTGTGGTGCGCCAGACACCATTTGGCCATGATGGAGCCTCCCCTGGATACTATGCCGGTAAGCCTTCTTGCCGTAAGGGGTATATATCCGAGAAGCACCCCCGCGTGTATGGTGAAATAATCCACGCCCTGCTCGGCCTGCTCGACGAGCGTATCCCTGAATATATCCCACGTAAGCTCTTCAGCCTTCCCCTCGACCTTTTCCAGGGCCTGATAGATAGGCACGGTTCCAACGGGCACGGGGGAATTCCTTATTACCCATTCCCTCGTCTCGTGTATATTCTTTCCCGTCGAGAGGTCCATAATCGTGTCGGCCCCCCACCTGCAGGCCCACACGGCCTTTTCGACCTCCTCCTCTATACTGGAGGTCACGGCTGAATTCCCTATATTGGCGTTTATCTTGACAAGAAAATTTCTGCCTATCGCCATAGGCTCCGTTTCCGGATGGTTAATATTGCACGGTATAATCGCCCTTCCTTCGGCGACCTCTTTTCTTACGAACTCGGGCGTGATATGGGACCCGGGGATGTTCGCTCCGAAGCTCTCCCCCCTGTGATATACGGCCAGGTCGCCAAGGCTTTCCCTGAGCTCATCTATGCGCTGATTCTCCCTTATGGCTATGTATTCCATCTCCGGCGTTATGACGCCTTTCCTTGCGTAGTGCATCTGCGATACGTTTGAGCCCGGCTTTGCCCTGAGCGGTTTTCTCGTGTTGGTGAATTTGATGCTCCTGATTCTGGAATTACTTTCCTCGCCCCTCGCGAACCGGGAGGTGAAATCCCCAAGCTGCTCGACATCGCCGCGGGCCTGAATCCATTCATCTCTAAGCGGACGCAAACCTTTCAAAACATCTATTTCGGTATCCGGATCGGTATAGGGACCGCTGGTATCGTAAACTGTTACGGACAGGTTTTTCACCGACTCTCCCGCACCGCCGAACATGGGTGCCGAATCCTCGACCTCTATCTCCCTCATCGCGACTTCTATATCGTGAATCTTCCCCTTAAGGTAAATTTTTCTGGAATTGGGAAAAGGCTCGCGCGTAATGACTGCCGTGCCGGGAATTCTTTCCCGCTTGGTGGTTATTCCCATAGAATAGAAACTCCCTTTTAAAGATTAATCCGGCGTCTTTAATTCGACCCTAACAGATATTATAAAAGTAACGGACGGAAAGCGCAATGAAAGTCCTGATTTGTGAACGCCCTCTGGTGCTGTAAAATACTGTGCATGCGGGATTTAGTGCTGGGAATAGAGACATCTTGCGACGAAACGGCGGCGGCGGTTATAGAGGGAGGGAAAAAAGCCCTATCCAACGTGGTTGCTTCCCAGATCGACATTCACAAAGAATACGGGGGAGTCGTACCGGAAATCGCCTCGAGAAAACATGTGGAGCTGATTCTGCCCGTAATAAAAAAAGCCATTACCGAGGCGGGTATAGACGCCGGGGAGCTTGACGGCATCGCCGTTACGAACGGCCCCGGGCTAATCGGCTCCCTGATGGTCGGATTATCAACGGCCAAGGCAATGGCGTACGGGACGGGAAAGCCGCTCATCGGAGTGAACCACCTGGAGGCTCACCTTTCGGCCGTGCACCTGGAGAATGAAGTTGAGTTCCCCTATGTCGGGCTCGTTGTTTCGGGAGGGCATACCAGCCTTTACCTCGTAGAGGGCTATACGGATTTCAAGCTCCTCGGAAAGACGAGGGACGACGCCGCGGGGGAGGCTTTCGATAAGGCGGCGAAGCTCCTGGGGCTTGAGTACCCCGGAGGGGTGGCTATCGACAGACTCGCGAAGGACGGGGACAGGGAGGCGGTATCATTCCCGAGGCCGTTTAAAAACTCCTCCTCGTCTGACTTCAGCTTCAGCGGAGTAAAAACCTCTCTCGTCTATTACCTGAAAAAGCATCCCGAGCCGGATGAGCGGCAGATGAAAGACATATGCGCCGGTTATCAGGAAGCCATAGTGGAAACGCTAGTTGACAAGACTCTCTTAGCCGCTATGGAGTACGGCGTGAAAGCCGCGGTCCTCTCAGGGGGCGTCGCCTGCAATTCGAGGCTGAGGACATTGGCAAAGGAAAGGTTTCAGGAGGAGGGCATTTCACTATTTATACCGTCGCCCGTGTACTGTACGGATAACGCGGCAATGATAGGGTCGCTCGGCGGCTTTATGCTGAG
Coding sequences within:
- the thiC gene encoding phosphomethylpyrimidine synthase ThiC gives rise to the protein MGITTKRERIPGTAVITREPFPNSRKIYLKGKIHDIEVAMREIEVEDSAPMFGGAGESVKNLSVTVYDTSGPYTDPDTEIDVLKGLRPLRDEWIQARGDVEQLGDFTSRFARGEESNSRIRSIKFTNTRKPLRAKPGSNVSQMHYARKGVITPEMEYIAIRENQRIDELRESLGDLAVYHRGESFGANIPGSHITPEFVRKEVAEGRAIIPCNINHPETEPMAIGRNFLVKINANIGNSAVTSSIEEEVEKAVWACRWGADTIMDLSTGKNIHETREWVIRNSPVPVGTVPIYQALEKVEGKAEELTWDIFRDTLVEQAEQGVDYFTIHAGVLLGYIPLTARRLTGIVSRGGSIMAKWCLAHHRESFLYTNFEEICEIMKAYDVAFSLGDGLRPGSIADANDEPQFAELKTIGELTDVAWKHDVQVMIEGPGHVPMHMIKENMDKQLEYCREAPFYTLGPLTTDIAPGYDHITSAIGAAMIGWYGTAMLCYVTPKEHLGLPNKTDVKEGVISYKIAAHAADLAKGHPAAQIRDNALSKARFEFRWNDQFNLSLDPDTAKEFHDETLPAEGAKVAHFCSMCGPKFCSMKITQEVRDYAREHGLSDTEAVKKGMEQKSKEFSDSGGKIYVSLDK
- the tsaD gene encoding tRNA (adenosine(37)-N6)-threonylcarbamoyltransferase complex transferase subunit TsaD — its product is MRDLVLGIETSCDETAAAVIEGGKKALSNVVASQIDIHKEYGGVVPEIASRKHVELILPVIKKAITEAGIDAGELDGIAVTNGPGLIGSLMVGLSTAKAMAYGTGKPLIGVNHLEAHLSAVHLENEVEFPYVGLVVSGGHTSLYLVEGYTDFKLLGKTRDDAAGEAFDKAAKLLGLEYPGGVAIDRLAKDGDREAVSFPRPFKNSSSSDFSFSGVKTSLVYYLKKHPEPDERQMKDICAGYQEAIVETLVDKTLLAAMEYGVKAAVLSGGVACNSRLRTLAKERFQEEGISLFIPSPVYCTDNAAMIGSLGGFMLREGETSTLDLNPFSTSRPKYIRGKGMVQDSQKSG